The proteins below are encoded in one region of Williamsoniiplasma luminosum:
- the purB gene encoding adenylosuccinate lyase yields MISRYSVEEIEKIWSDQNKYQVWLDVEKYVVEAWSTLKIVPKQDLLVLEKIKIDLPRMLEIEKETKHDVVAFTRMLSEQIGNESRWIHLGITSTDVVDTAQNFLIKSSNLIVQKELENLAKTLKSLSLKNEKVLIMGRTHGMYGEPTSLGLKFALWYEEIQRQIQRLNLARRDIEVAKISGSMGNYANLELKIEEFVAKKMKLGIDKISTQVTQRDRHAFLISVFGNIASTLEKISTEIRLFQRSDVNELAEGFSVGQKGSSSMPHKKNPISSENIAGLSRFIRSFVTMSFENNNLWHERDISHSSNERIMFPDLFNVLVYSLRRMNETLQNLSINKKQMQKHILEAKNIYFSQRVLTYIIMQNHQVTREKIYDLIQNCTTIAWAEKTDLKDVLLQNNILDFIDQKEFDALFDDQYFIRHTKEIFNRIFKTK; encoded by the coding sequence ATGATTAGTCGATACAGCGTTGAAGAAATTGAAAAAATTTGATCTGATCAAAATAAATATCAAGTTTGATTGGACGTTGAAAAATATGTTGTTGAAGCATGATCAACATTAAAAATTGTGCCCAAACAAGACTTGTTAGTTTTAGAAAAAATCAAAATTGATTTACCAAGAATGTTAGAAATTGAAAAAGAAACTAAACATGATGTTGTGGCTTTTACAAGAATGTTAAGCGAACAAATTGGTAATGAAAGTCGATGAATTCATTTAGGAATTACATCAACAGATGTTGTTGATACAGCCCAAAACTTCTTAATCAAATCTTCAAATTTAATTGTTCAAAAAGAGTTAGAAAATTTAGCAAAAACATTAAAATCTTTATCATTGAAAAATGAAAAAGTTTTAATCATGGGGCGAACTCATGGGATGTATGGAGAGCCCACATCACTTGGTTTGAAATTTGCCTTATGATACGAAGAAATTCAACGCCAAATTCAACGATTGAATTTAGCAAGACGAGATATTGAAGTTGCAAAAATTTCTGGTTCAATGGGGAACTATGCTAATTTAGAATTGAAAATCGAAGAGTTTGTAGCTAAGAAAATGAAGTTAGGGATTGATAAAATTTCAACCCAAGTGACACAACGTGATCGTCATGCGTTTTTAATTTCTGTCTTTGGAAATATTGCTTCAACTTTAGAAAAAATTTCTACAGAAATAAGATTATTTCAACGCAGTGATGTGAATGAATTAGCTGAAGGATTTAGTGTTGGTCAAAAAGGAAGTAGTTCAATGCCACATAAAAAGAATCCAATTAGTTCTGAAAATATTGCTGGATTATCACGATTTATTCGTTCTTTTGTGACTATGTCATTTGAAAATAATAACTTGTGACATGAACGAGATATCTCTCATTCATCAAATGAACGAATTATGTTTCCTGATCTTTTCAATGTTTTAGTTTACTCTTTAAGAAGAATGAATGAAACTTTACAAAATTTAAGTATCAATAAAAAACAAATGCAAAAACACATTTTGGAAGCTAAAAATATTTATTTTTCACAACGTGTTTTGACGTATATTATTATGCAAAATCATCAAGTTACTCGTGAAAAAATTTATGATTTAATTCAAAATTGCACCACCATTGCTTGAGCAGAAAAAACTGATTTAAAAGATGTTTTGTTACAAAATAACATTTTAGATTTTATTGACCAAAAAGAATTTGATGCATTATTTGATGATCAATATTTTATTCGACACACAAAAGAAATTTTTAATCGAATTTTTAAAACCAAATAA
- a CDS encoding DHH family phosphoesterase — protein MEIINKIKAEIEKHETIILHRHIIPDGDAYGSQLGLKYLIKENYPDKEVLAVGLDINYLNFIGSMDRNVSDATYNNALVIVTDCGNTERIDDQRFAMGNFLIKLDHHPNATPFGDLMWVDTSFTSASEMVGYLAKELNWKITPQAGRIIYHGILTDSIRFLIEATTPRTLEVAAHLLKSGFDLNALHLEMYNKKFSDLQLQSELIKTAKLEDGVGHIILTDELIHQYRLRYDENGKFANLLSGIDGVEIWITFAIREDQRYRVEFRSKRFAVNGIATNWGGGGHKLAAGAIIDNLEQAKMIVQEAKAWVKKGKGE, from the coding sequence ATGGAAATAATAAACAAAATAAAAGCAGAGATTGAAAAACACGAAACTATCATTCTACATCGCCACATTATCCCAGATGGAGATGCTTATGGCTCACAACTAGGATTAAAATATTTAATTAAAGAAAATTACCCAGACAAAGAAGTTCTAGCAGTTGGTTTAGACATTAACTACTTAAACTTTATTGGTTCAATGGATCGTAATGTTTCTGATGCAACTTATAACAATGCTTTGGTCATTGTTACTGATTGTGGAAACACCGAAAGAATTGATGACCAACGCTTTGCTATGGGTAATTTTTTAATTAAATTGGATCATCATCCTAATGCAACTCCGTTTGGGGATTTAATGTGAGTCGACACCAGCTTTACTAGCGCAAGCGAAATGGTTGGTTATTTAGCCAAGGAATTAAATTGAAAAATTACTCCACAAGCAGGAAGGATTATTTATCATGGAATTTTAACTGATTCAATTCGGTTTTTAATTGAAGCAACAACTCCAAGAACACTTGAAGTTGCTGCCCACTTATTAAAAAGCGGTTTTGATTTAAATGCTTTGCATTTAGAAATGTACAATAAAAAGTTTTCTGATTTGCAATTGCAATCAGAATTAATCAAAACCGCAAAACTTGAAGATGGAGTTGGACACATTATCTTAACTGATGAACTAATTCATCAGTATAGGTTAAGGTATGACGAAAATGGTAAATTTGCAAATCTTTTAAGTGGAATTGATGGCGTGGAAATCTGGATTACGTTTGCGATTCGTGAAGACCAGCGCTACCGTGTTGAATTTAGAAGCAAAAGATTTGCAGTGAATGGAATTGCTACCAATTGAGGTGGTGGTGGCCACAAATTAGCAGCTGGAGCGATTATTGATAATCTTGAACAAGCAAAAATGATTGTTCAAGAAGCAAAAGCATGAGTTAAAAAAGGAAAGGGTGAATAG
- a CDS encoding adenylosuccinate synthase → MKRDFKTLVVIGTQWGDEGKGKITDYFAQKAEMVVRFAGGDNAGHMIEFGGVRYKVTIVPSGIFNPKVKNIIGNGTVVNLEKLVSELAGLNQAGIDTSNLFISGRAHLILPFNLKIDELQEEFRKENKIGTTKRGIGPTYADKIARMGIRVHDVLQPNFKDILKESVDAHNKILKNLYESDIQFTFDEIYNNLMKNFDVIKNNILDTGELVADTIEQQKFVLFEGAQGILLDIDHGTYPFVTSSNTSANNASLGSGVHYKHIQKVVGVAKAYNTRVGTGGMPTELFDETGNRIRERGREYGSNTGRPRRVGWFDAVAMKYAIRVGGIDELFLTLFDVLDHEENLKICIAYELDGKQITSMPTSDQEFRRCKPIYVEVPGWKEDITKVRSYDELPENAKNYMNKIAEYSGAEFLGFSVGPDRVQTILLKGEFDD, encoded by the coding sequence ATGAAAAGAGATTTTAAAACACTGGTCGTAATAGGAACTCAGTGAGGAGACGAAGGGAAAGGTAAAATTACTGATTACTTTGCTCAAAAAGCAGAAATGGTTGTGCGATTTGCTGGTGGAGATAATGCTGGTCACATGATTGAATTTGGTGGAGTACGTTACAAAGTAACAATTGTTCCATCAGGAATTTTTAACCCGAAAGTAAAAAACATTATTGGTAATGGAACTGTGGTTAATTTAGAAAAATTAGTCAGTGAATTAGCAGGATTAAACCAAGCAGGAATTGATACATCAAACTTGTTTATATCAGGGCGCGCTCACCTTATTTTGCCTTTCAATTTAAAAATTGATGAACTACAAGAAGAATTTCGAAAGGAAAATAAAATTGGAACAACAAAACGTGGAATTGGGCCAACATATGCTGATAAAATAGCGCGTATGGGAATTAGAGTTCATGATGTTTTACAACCAAATTTTAAAGATATTTTAAAAGAATCTGTTGATGCTCATAATAAAATTTTGAAAAATTTATATGAATCAGATATTCAATTTACTTTTGATGAAATTTATAATAATTTAATGAAAAATTTTGATGTGATCAAAAATAATATTTTAGATACTGGAGAATTAGTAGCTGACACAATCGAACAACAAAAATTTGTTTTATTTGAAGGGGCTCAAGGAATTTTACTTGATATTGATCATGGTACTTATCCATTTGTAACAAGTTCAAATACAAGTGCGAACAACGCTTCATTAGGAAGTGGAGTTCACTATAAACATATTCAAAAAGTGGTTGGGGTTGCTAAAGCTTACAACACTCGTGTGGGAACTGGGGGAATGCCAACAGAATTATTTGATGAAACCGGAAATCGAATTCGTGAACGCGGAAGAGAATATGGATCAAATACGGGCCGTCCACGTCGTGTTGGTTGATTTGATGCAGTTGCAATGAAATATGCAATTCGTGTCGGTGGAATTGATGAATTATTTTTAACTCTATTTGATGTTTTAGACCATGAGGAAAATTTAAAAATTTGCATTGCTTATGAACTTGATGGAAAACAAATTACTTCAATGCCAACAAGTGATCAAGAATTTAGAAGATGTAAACCAATTTATGTTGAAGTGCCAGGTTGAAAAGAAGATATTACTAAAGTCCGTTCATATGATGAATTGCCTGAAAATGCTAAAAATTACATGAACAAAATAGCGGAATATTCAGGTGCTGAATTTTTAGGATTTTCAGTTGGACCAGATCGTGTTCAAACAATTTTATTAAAAGGTGAATTTGATGATTAG
- a CDS encoding lipoprotein has protein sequence MKKILTLLGSIGIVGAAATTVVSCENHDHHDNGDRQAEINNQLNNLKDIDTVIPESNRDLGVLEDIGMNTIKDAFRDNNQNLNLNNDNFQISQISNESAMLHSFKGYKGHITVTYKVFKNLFSDNGQNLGALPNAKEETIRKAILEKNSKIRELNPNFVVFQINKVKDNKYQALIKGEQKHSKSTIVEFTIPQTQNA, from the coding sequence ATGAAAAAGATACTAACGTTATTGGGAAGCATTGGAATTGTTGGAGCAGCAGCGACAACCGTTGTGTCATGTGAGAACCATGATCATCACGATAATGGTGATCGACAAGCAGAAATTAATAATCAATTAAACAACTTGAAGGATATTGATACAGTAATTCCAGAGTCTAATAGAGACTTGGGCGTTCTAGAAGATATTGGAATGAACACGATAAAAGATGCTTTTCGAGATAACAATCAGAATTTAAATTTAAACAATGATAATTTTCAAATTTCACAAATTAGCAATGAATCAGCAATGCTGCATAGTTTTAAGGGCTATAAAGGACACATAACTGTTACATATAAAGTTTTCAAAAATTTATTTTCAGACAATGGCCAAAACCTAGGTGCACTACCTAATGCCAAAGAAGAAACTATTCGTAAAGCAATTCTTGAAAAAAACTCAAAAATCCGAGAATTAAATCCTAACTTTGTTGTTTTTCAAATCAACAAAGTTAAAGATAATAAATATCAAGCTTTAATTAAGGGTGAACAAAAGCATTCAAAATCAACAATTGTTGAATTTACAATTCCCCAAACTCAAAATGCATAA
- the mnmG gene encoding tRNA uridine-5-carboxymethylaminomethyl(34) synthesis enzyme MnmG, translated as MQNKNYEVLVVGAGHAGVEAALAAARLHKKTGLINLYTDKIALMPCNPSVGGPAKGIVVREIDALGGEMGKAADATALQTKLLNSSRGPGVWALRVQSDKEEYSKYMINKVQNQENLDLIVGAAIDLVVENNKIVGVQLQTGEIIYAKTVVLTTGTYLKSLILQGEEKTESGPNGEMTTKGISGSLKALGIDLFRFKTGTPARIYKDSVDLTNAAPEPGTDAKLAFSFSTKTFTPIEKQEMCYLIHTTKETKKIIEENLHRSPMYSGTVESIGPRYCPSFEDKVVRFGQKDTHQIFIEPESKNLDTWYIQGFSTSMPIDVQEKMLKSLPGFENMRVKHWSYAIEYDCIDPMQLKPSLELQKIQGLFTAGQINGTSGYEEAAGQGLIAGINAARQVDQKEPLILKRNEAYIGVMIDDLINKGVWEPYRLLTSRAEHRLLLRNDNAEQRLKEYGYKIGLIQEDEWKEYLNYLDENEKAVQELKEIRFTPKSELAEILLNKYQISLKQGYSGYELMKMPNIPVEEMIPFIPSMQNLRINQIQSITINARFEGYVKKELEQVERFNKLEKKQIPNDLNYDNVANLASEARQKLKKIRPLNIGQASRITGVNPADIQMLLFYLKSQYAND; from the coding sequence ATGCAAAACAAAAACTATGAAGTTTTGGTTGTTGGTGCTGGACATGCTGGAGTCGAAGCTGCGTTAGCAGCTGCTCGTTTACATAAAAAAACAGGCTTAATTAATTTATACACAGACAAAATCGCTTTGATGCCATGTAATCCAAGTGTGGGGGGACCCGCTAAAGGAATTGTGGTGCGAGAAATTGATGCTTTAGGTGGAGAAATGGGAAAAGCCGCTGACGCCACTGCCTTACAAACCAAACTATTAAACTCATCAAGAGGACCAGGGGTGTGAGCACTACGTGTTCAATCCGACAAAGAAGAATATTCAAAATACATGATTAACAAGGTGCAAAACCAAGAAAATCTAGATTTAATTGTGGGCGCTGCTATTGATCTTGTTGTTGAAAACAACAAGATTGTTGGTGTTCAATTACAAACTGGAGAAATCATTTATGCTAAAACAGTTGTGCTAACAACTGGAACATATTTAAAATCATTAATTTTACAAGGTGAAGAAAAAACTGAATCTGGACCAAATGGAGAAATGACCACTAAAGGAATTAGTGGTAGTTTAAAAGCACTTGGAATTGATTTGTTTAGATTTAAAACCGGAACTCCAGCCAGAATTTATAAAGATTCTGTTGATTTAACAAATGCAGCCCCAGAACCTGGAACTGATGCTAAATTAGCATTCAGTTTTTCAACAAAAACCTTTACCCCAATTGAAAAACAAGAAATGTGTTATTTGATTCACACAACTAAAGAAACTAAAAAAATTATTGAAGAGAATTTACATCGTTCACCAATGTATTCTGGAACTGTTGAATCAATTGGACCAAGATATTGTCCAAGTTTTGAAGATAAAGTTGTGCGTTTTGGGCAAAAAGATACACATCAAATTTTTATTGAACCAGAATCAAAAAATTTAGACACTTGATATATTCAAGGATTTTCAACATCAATGCCAATTGATGTTCAAGAAAAAATGTTAAAAAGTTTACCAGGATTTGAAAATATGCGCGTTAAACATTGATCATACGCCATTGAATATGATTGCATTGATCCAATGCAATTAAAACCAAGTTTAGAACTTCAAAAAATTCAAGGTTTATTCACAGCCGGTCAAATTAATGGAACAAGTGGATATGAAGAAGCGGCAGGTCAAGGATTGATTGCGGGAATTAATGCCGCTCGTCAAGTTGATCAAAAAGAACCTTTAATTTTAAAAAGAAATGAAGCTTACATCGGGGTGATGATCGATGACTTAATTAATAAAGGTGTGTGAGAACCATACCGTTTATTAACAAGTCGTGCTGAGCACCGATTATTATTAAGAAACGATAATGCCGAACAACGTTTAAAAGAATATGGATACAAAATTGGTTTAATTCAAGAAGATGAATGAAAAGAATATTTAAATTACTTAGATGAAAATGAAAAAGCAGTCCAAGAACTTAAAGAAATTAGATTTACCCCAAAATCTGAATTGGCAGAAATTTTATTGAACAAATATCAAATCTCTTTAAAACAAGGATATTCTGGATATGAGTTAATGAAAATGCCAAATATTCCAGTTGAAGAAATGATCCCATTTATTCCGAGCATGCAAAATTTAAGAATTAATCAAATTCAATCAATTACAATTAATGCTCGATTTGAAGGATATGTGAAAAAGGAATTGGAACAAGTTGAACGCTTTAATAAACTTGAAAAAAAACAAATTCCCAACGATTTAAATTATGATAATGTTGCTAATTTAGCATCAGAAGCACGTCAAAAATTGAAAAAAATTCGTCCTTTAAATATCGGACAAGCATCAAGAATTACTGGAGTTAACCCAGCTGATATTCAAATGCTATTATTTTATTTAAAATCACAATATGCAAATGATTAA